From a single Natronorubrum tibetense GA33 genomic region:
- a CDS encoding FAD-dependent oxidoreductase produces MTIEGTPVTVESVREVGPGTVALELETPEGFDALPGQFVLLRAVPGAENQTSGDHDEDDIVMRHYTLSSPAVGETFEITVGIDPDGDLSPWLADLEGGETVHIEGPFGTITYEGDEDVVAVAGGPGVGPAVSIAQAAHESGHDAVVVYQDDEPAHVDRLEALEDAGADVVILEADDSDGLAEAIESHRTDGQLYAFGFEDFVRFVADTIDEDGGDSDEALIENFG; encoded by the coding sequence ATGACAATCGAAGGAACACCAGTCACTGTCGAATCGGTCCGCGAAGTCGGTCCGGGTACCGTCGCACTCGAACTCGAGACGCCCGAGGGGTTCGATGCCCTTCCCGGCCAGTTCGTCCTGCTTCGGGCCGTCCCCGGGGCCGAGAACCAGACGAGCGGCGATCACGACGAGGACGACATCGTCATGCGCCACTACACGCTCTCCTCGCCCGCGGTCGGCGAGACGTTCGAGATCACAGTCGGGATCGACCCCGACGGCGACCTCTCTCCGTGGCTCGCCGATCTCGAGGGCGGTGAAACCGTTCATATCGAAGGCCCGTTCGGGACGATTACCTACGAGGGTGACGAAGATGTCGTCGCCGTCGCGGGCGGTCCCGGGGTCGGTCCAGCCGTCTCGATTGCCCAAGCGGCCCACGAATCTGGCCACGACGCCGTCGTCGTCTATCAGGACGACGAGCCCGCACACGTCGATCGACTCGAGGCGCTCGAAGACGCAGGCGCGGACGTCGTCATCCTCGAGGCGGACGATAGCGACGGACTGGCGGAGGCGATCGAGTCCCACCGCACGGACGGCCAGCTTTACGCCTTCGGCTTCGAGGACTTCGTACGGTTCGTCGCCGACACGATCGACGAGGACGGCGGCGATTCCGACGAGGCGCTGATCGAGAACTTCGGCTGA
- the mce gene encoding methylmalonyl-CoA epimerase — protein MHFDHAGIATEDAAELGALYADLFGLEVAHEEEFDGMRVVFLDCGNGYFELLEPLEDGTIAQYLESNGAGIHHLALATDDIEGALETVRDHDVQLIDEEPRPGAWGHSVAFLHPKDTGGILVELVEH, from the coding sequence ATGCACTTCGATCACGCGGGAATCGCGACCGAGGACGCAGCCGAACTCGGAGCCCTGTACGCGGACCTCTTCGGTCTCGAGGTCGCCCACGAGGAGGAGTTCGACGGTATGCGCGTCGTCTTTCTCGACTGCGGAAACGGCTACTTCGAACTGCTCGAGCCGCTCGAGGACGGGACTATCGCGCAGTATCTCGAGTCAAACGGCGCGGGGATTCACCACCTCGCGCTCGCGACGGACGATATCGAGGGTGCCCTCGAGACGGTCCGCGACCACGACGTCCAGTTGATCGACGAGGAGCCACGGCCCGGCGCGTGGGGGCATTCAGTCGCCTTCTTGCATCCCAAAGACACCGGCGGCATTCTCGTCGAACTCGTCGAGCACTGA
- a CDS encoding YbjQ family protein has product MQIANTETVPNGDIVETIGVARGNTVEARNAGRDITQGIRNVFGGELKAYSELLSKARDEAISRMEADAERMGADAVVNVRLETSQITDGGSEVMAYGTAVRLE; this is encoded by the coding sequence ATGCAGATCGCAAACACCGAAACCGTCCCGAACGGTGACATTGTTGAAACGATCGGAGTCGCCCGCGGCAACACCGTCGAAGCCAGAAACGCCGGCCGCGACATCACCCAGGGGATCCGGAACGTCTTCGGCGGGGAACTCAAGGCCTACTCGGAACTCCTCTCGAAGGCTCGAGACGAGGCCATCTCCCGCATGGAGGCCGACGCCGAACGGATGGGTGCGGACGCCGTGGTCAACGTCCGCCTCGAGACTTCCCAGATCACCGACGGCGGCTCGGAAGTGATGGCCTACGGGACGGCCGTTCGACTCGAGTAG
- a CDS encoding acyl-CoA mutase large subunit family protein, translating to MFDSDDLEEIRAGREEWHEEEVEPVVERFGERKETFTTDTGGQDVDRLYTPDDVDDLDYREDIGYPGEPPYTRGVYSTGYRGRLWTMRQYAGFSTPEDTNERYHYLMDQGQTGLSMAFDLPTQMGYDSDASMAAGEIGKAGVAIDSLDDMETVFDGIPLDEVSTSMTINAPASVLLAMYIAVGDQQGVDREELRGTIQNDILKEYIARNTYIYPPEQSMRIITDIFEFCASETPKFNTISISGYHIREAGSTAAQELAFTLGDGIEYVETAIEAGLDVDEFAPQLSFFFNGHNNIFEEVAKFRAARRMWHDIIDERFDADDPKSKQLKFHTQTAGSMLTAQQIENNVVRVAYQALAAVLGGTQSLHTNGKDEALALPTEQSVRTALRTQQILAHESGAADTIDPLAGSYYVESLTDEVEEEAYEILEEVDERGGMREAIEQQWVQRQIQDTAFDRQREIEEKERIIVGVNEFEVDEDPEMDVEEVTPEDQQRQIDSLESVREERDDEAVEDTLEALREAARGEENLMPYIIEAVKVYATVGEICNVLRDEFGEYQPGSAV from the coding sequence CGAGGAGATCCGTGCCGGCCGGGAGGAGTGGCACGAGGAAGAAGTCGAGCCGGTGGTCGAACGGTTCGGCGAACGGAAAGAGACGTTCACGACGGATACGGGGGGGCAGGACGTCGACCGACTCTACACGCCCGACGATGTCGACGATCTGGACTATCGGGAGGACATCGGCTATCCGGGCGAGCCGCCGTACACGCGCGGCGTCTACTCAACCGGCTACCGCGGCCGACTGTGGACGATGCGCCAGTACGCGGGCTTTTCGACGCCCGAAGACACCAACGAGCGCTACCATTACCTGATGGATCAGGGCCAGACCGGGCTGTCGATGGCGTTCGACCTGCCGACACAGATGGGTTATGACTCCGACGCCAGCATGGCCGCCGGCGAGATCGGGAAAGCAGGAGTCGCCATCGACTCGTTAGACGACATGGAGACCGTCTTCGACGGCATTCCGTTGGACGAGGTCTCGACGTCAATGACGATCAACGCGCCCGCATCCGTCCTGCTCGCGATGTACATCGCCGTGGGCGACCAGCAGGGCGTCGACCGCGAGGAGCTTCGGGGGACGATCCAGAACGACATCCTGAAGGAGTATATCGCCCGCAACACGTACATCTACCCTCCCGAACAGTCGATGCGGATTATCACCGACATCTTCGAGTTCTGCGCGTCGGAGACGCCGAAGTTCAACACCATCTCGATCTCGGGCTACCACATCCGCGAGGCCGGCTCGACGGCCGCCCAAGAGCTCGCTTTCACGCTCGGCGACGGCATCGAGTACGTCGAGACGGCGATCGAGGCCGGACTGGACGTCGACGAGTTCGCCCCACAGCTCTCCTTTTTCTTCAACGGCCACAACAACATCTTCGAGGAGGTCGCGAAGTTCCGCGCCGCCCGCCGGATGTGGCACGACATCATCGACGAGCGCTTCGACGCGGACGATCCCAAGTCCAAACAGCTCAAGTTCCACACCCAGACCGCGGGCTCGATGCTCACCGCCCAGCAGATCGAAAACAACGTGGTTCGGGTGGCCTACCAGGCCCTCGCCGCGGTGCTCGGCGGTACCCAGAGTCTCCACACCAACGGCAAGGACGAGGCGCTCGCACTGCCGACAGAGCAGTCGGTCCGCACCGCCTTGCGCACCCAGCAGATCCTGGCCCACGAGTCCGGTGCCGCCGATACCATCGATCCCCTCGCGGGCAGCTACTACGTCGAATCGCTGACCGACGAGGTCGAGGAAGAGGCCTACGAGATTCTCGAGGAGGTCGACGAGCGTGGCGGCATGCGCGAGGCGATCGAACAGCAGTGGGTCCAGCGCCAGATTCAGGATACCGCCTTCGATCGCCAGCGAGAGATCGAGGAGAAAGAACGCATTATCGTCGGCGTCAACGAGTTCGAGGTCGACGAGGATCCCGAGATGGACGTCGAGGAAGTCACGCCGGAGGACCAGCAACGCCAGATCGACAGCCTCGAGTCGGTTCGTGAGGAGCGAGACGACGAGGCTGTCGAGGACACGCTCGAGGCCCTGCGCGAGGCCGCACGGGGCGAGGAGAACCTCATGCCGTACATCATCGAGGCCGTGAAGGTGTACGCGACAGTCGGGGAGATCTGTAACGTTCTGCGCGACGAGTTCGGCGAGTATCAGCCTGGCAGTGCAGTCTGA
- a CDS encoding aldo/keto reductase yields MASDISTATVTASGAEIPALGFGTARMTGKDCRRAVETALEVGYRHVDTAQMYDNERAVGNAIASSDVDREEVFVVTKVHRKNAAFDDVLESTRRSLERLGLSTVDLLLLHAPSSRAPLEETLAAMNELQDEGKVEHVGVSNFGIDQLESARELSETPIVANQVKYHPYHHQDDLLEYCVANDVCLTAYSPLAEGAVPGDDRLAEIGEPYEKSAAQVALRWLLQQPTVAAIPKAASRRHIEANADVFDFELSNDELAAVADVGDGVWNQLVETIGLR; encoded by the coding sequence ATGGCTTCAGATATCTCGACCGCGACCGTGACAGCTAGCGGCGCCGAGATTCCGGCCCTCGGCTTCGGCACCGCACGGATGACCGGCAAAGACTGTCGGAGAGCGGTCGAAACTGCCCTCGAAGTTGGCTACCGCCACGTCGACACCGCTCAGATGTACGACAACGAGCGCGCCGTCGGCAACGCAATCGCTTCGAGCGATGTCGACCGCGAGGAGGTCTTCGTCGTTACCAAGGTCCACCGAAAGAACGCCGCGTTCGACGACGTCCTCGAGTCCACTCGACGGAGCCTCGAGCGACTCGGTCTCTCGACGGTCGATCTCCTCCTGTTGCACGCGCCCAGCAGCCGAGCACCGCTCGAGGAAACGCTGGCGGCGATGAACGAGCTACAGGACGAAGGGAAAGTCGAGCACGTCGGCGTCAGCAACTTCGGAATCGATCAGCTCGAGTCCGCGCGCGAGCTATCGGAGACGCCCATCGTCGCGAACCAGGTGAAGTATCACCCGTATCATCATCAGGACGACCTGCTCGAGTACTGCGTCGCGAACGACGTCTGCCTGACGGCGTACAGCCCGCTCGCAGAGGGAGCCGTGCCCGGCGACGACCGACTCGCCGAGATCGGCGAACCATACGAGAAGTCCGCCGCCCAGGTCGCGCTGCGCTGGCTGCTCCAGCAGCCGACCGTCGCAGCGATTCCGAAGGCCGCGAGTCGTCGACACATCGAGGCGAACGCCGACGTCTTCGACTTCGAACTTTCCAACGACGAGCTGGCGGCCGTCGCAGACGTCGGTGACGGGGTCTGGAATCAGTTGGTTGAAACAATCGGATTGCGTTGA